The genomic window TCTCCGGCGCACCATCGGCATGGTGTTCCAGAAGCCCAACCCGTTCCCGAAGTCGATCAGGGACAACGTCGCCTACGGCCTCCGCGTTCAGGACAAGGACGACGACGTCGACGAGAAGGTCGAGCAGGCGCTCAAACGCGCCGCACTCTGGGACGAGGTCAAGGACCAGCTGGACTCCTCCGGGCTCGACCTCTCCGGGGGCCAGCAACAGCGCCTCTGTATCGCCCGGGCGATCGCACCCGACCCCGAGGTCATCCTCATGGACGAGCCCGCTTCCGCGCTCGACCCCGTCGCAACCTCGAAGGTCGAGGATCTCATCACCGAACTCGCGGAGGACTACACGGTCATCGTCGTCACTCACAACATGCAGCAGGCGGCGCGGATCTCCGACAAGACCGCCGTGTTCCTCACCGGAGGCGAACTCGTCGAGTTCGACGACACCCAGCAGATCTTCGAGAACCCGGAGGACCAGCGCGTCGAGGACTACATCACGGGCAAGTTCGGGTGACCGTGGCCGCTCGACGGCGTCGCTGACACACGCACCGAGGGCAAGCTATACCCGCAATCACGGTAGACGACACACTAACACATGGCACGGAAGGATTACCAGCAGAAACTCGACGATCTCCGGGACGACGTACTGTACATGAGCGAGCTCGTCCTCGAACGGCTACGCGACGGCCTCGACGCACTCGACCGCAAGGACGAGGATCTCGCTCGGGACGTCATCGAGGGCGACCACGAGATCAACCAGCTCTACCTCGACCTCGAACAGGACTGCATCGACCTGCTGGCCCTCCAGCAGCCCGTCGCCGGCGATCTCCGCTTCATCGCCTCGTCGTTCAAGATCATCACCGATCTCGAACGGATCGGCGACCTCGCGACCAACCTCGCTGGCTACGCCGAGGACGCCGAACAGGATCGCTATCCAGACGTCGACATCCAGTCCATCGGGGATCAGGTCATCCAGATGATCGAGGACACGATGACCGCCTTTGCCCAGGAAGACGTCGAGGCCTGTCGCGAGATCTCCGCCCGCGACGACGACATCGACGCGCTCTGTGAGCGCGCTAGCCAGACCGTCGTCCGCGACCTCATCGAGCGCGAGGTCGGCCCCGACGCTCCCCAGTCGGAGATCGAGGGCATCATGCAGGACGTCTCCCGGCTCCTCCTGACGATCCGCGACCTCGAACGCGTGGGCGACCACGCCGTCAACATCGCCGCACGGACGCTCTACATGGTCGAGAGCGACGACGAGCTCATCTACTAGCACCTTTTTTCTCGTCGGGTGTCCTCGCGCCTCCGGCGCTGCGGGCACCACTCCTCGAAAAAATCTGCACCAAAAACGCCGCGGGAGCGGAGCTCCCGCGAGCCCTCGTTCGCTTCGCTCACGAGGAAGGCGCGGACTCGTCGCTTCGCTCCTCGCCCGCGTGAACCGCTCGATCCCTGTTGTCGCTCGCGGATGCTGGAGGCGGGTATCCTTCGGAGCTACTCCTGCCGTTCGTGCCCCGACCGCGCCTCCTCGCTCCCAATCCCGGGTTCAGTGACGGGGTCGATTCCCTCGGCTTCGAGCCGGCGATTCTCCTGCTCGACGCGCATGCTCAGGAGTCGCTGAATCTCCCGGAGACGGAAGCCGACCGTTCGCAGTTCGTCGATCTCGGTCACGGTTCGATCGGAACGGCGTGGCTGTTGATCGGCCATAACCGTGATACATCGTCTCAGGGCAAGAGCGTTCGCGAGAGCACGCAGTAACCGATCGGACGTCGTGTGGATAGCAGGAGAAGGGGTCGATCTCTGACCGCGGTTACCTCACCGATTCAGCACTCCGACCAGCCACACGACTCGCACGTCTTGCAGCCCTCGGAGTAGTACAGCGACAGCGCGCCACAGTCGGGACACTCGGGGCTCTCACCAGCGTCGATGAGCGCCTGCTGGTCGCCGCCGGCGTCGGCCTGTGCCGATCCGCCAGCGTCTGCACTCGCTGCACCGCCGGACGCCGCCACGCCGCCACCGTCGGTCTCGGGCGCTGGCGCCTCTGCCTCGCCGTCGGCTTCCTCGCCCGGCTCGAGCTCCGTGAGGTTCGTCTGGTCGGGGTAGGCCTTGTTGATCTCGTCGTCGAGGTACCGGCGCATCGCGGTGCCGATGGCGTCCGGGATCGACTGGATCTGCTCGCCCTTGTCCCAGGCGACCTTCGGGGAGCGGATGCCCTGGAGTTCGTCGGCGATCTCTTCGGGGTCGACGCCCGAGCGGAGCGCAGTCGAGATGGTCTTCGCCAGCGCCTCGGTGAAGGAGGCGGTGAAGCCCCCGCTGTTGCCGATGTTGGCGAACAGCTCGAACGGTCGCCCGTCCTCGTCCTCGTTGATGTTGACGTAGAGCTTCCCGTAGCCCGTGTCGATGCGCTGGGTGACGCCGTGGAGGACGTCGGGCCGCGGGCGCTTCTCGGCGTACTGCTCGGCGAGATCGGGTGCGACGTCGAGGACCTCTGCGACGTCGGACTCGACGGCCTCGCGGACGGCGGGCTCCTCGAGGAACCCTTCGAGGCCGCCGAAGATCTCCTCGATCTGGGCGAGGACCTCCTCGGCGTCCATG from Salinarchaeum sp. Harcht-Bsk1 includes these protein-coding regions:
- the pstB gene encoding phosphate ABC transporter ATP-binding protein PstB, which codes for MDEGSEDALIDTDVSTDVTEGERQAETVIDTRDLSVYYGDEQALMPTTMEIPERRVTAIIGPSGCGKSTFLRSINRMNDLIDGCTVEGELNFRGKNVYDEDVDPVALRRTIGMVFQKPNPFPKSIRDNVAYGLRVQDKDDDVDEKVEQALKRAALWDEVKDQLDSSGLDLSGGQQQRLCIARAIAPDPEVILMDEPASALDPVATSKVEDLITELAEDYTVIVVTHNMQQAARISDKTAVFLTGGELVEFDDTQQIFENPEDQRVEDYITGKFG
- the phoU gene encoding phosphate signaling complex protein PhoU — protein: MARKDYQQKLDDLRDDVLYMSELVLERLRDGLDALDRKDEDLARDVIEGDHEINQLYLDLEQDCIDLLALQQPVAGDLRFIASSFKIITDLERIGDLATNLAGYAEDAEQDRYPDVDIQSIGDQVIQMIEDTMTAFAQEDVEACREISARDDDIDALCERASQTVVRDLIEREVGPDAPQSEIEGIMQDVSRLLLTIRDLERVGDHAVNIAARTLYMVESDDELIY